The Prosthecobacter dejongeii genome window below encodes:
- a CDS encoding 3-deoxy-7-phosphoheptulonate synthase — protein sequence MSPSHPTDDLRVAEILPLIQPALLMHDIPLGDSEAVFIEQTRRSSEAILNLKDDRLLVVVGPCSIHDRTSALEYAKLIVAAREKYSADLEILMRVYFEKPRTTVGWKGFINDPHLNESYDINTGLRGARGLLMDLAKMGVPAATEFLDVITPQYIADVVVWGAIGARTTESQVHRQLASGLSMPVGFKNGTDGSIQTALDAIQAAAGQHCFLSVTKDGVAAIVKTRGNEACHVILRGGKAGTNFDAQSIESVVNQLGTRGLPASVMVDCSHGNSLKDYRKQPAVAQSLAEQMSAGSKAITGVMIESHLVEGRQDAKPGQALTYGQSITDACVNWPATESMLDTLAAAVRARRAA from the coding sequence GTGAGCCCTTCCCACCCAACCGATGACCTCCGCGTGGCGGAGATCCTGCCGCTGATCCAGCCTGCCCTGCTGATGCATGACATCCCATTGGGTGATTCGGAGGCGGTTTTTATCGAGCAGACACGTCGCAGTTCGGAGGCTATTCTCAATCTCAAAGATGACCGCCTGCTGGTGGTGGTGGGCCCTTGTTCCATCCATGATCGCACGTCTGCTTTGGAATATGCCAAGCTCATCGTGGCGGCCCGGGAGAAATACTCCGCAGATTTGGAAATCCTCATGCGGGTGTATTTTGAAAAACCCCGCACCACGGTGGGGTGGAAAGGTTTCATCAATGATCCTCATCTCAATGAAAGCTATGACATCAACACGGGCCTGCGCGGTGCCCGCGGTTTGCTGATGGATCTGGCCAAAATGGGCGTGCCCGCTGCCACGGAGTTTCTGGATGTCATCACGCCCCAGTACATTGCCGATGTGGTTGTGTGGGGTGCCATCGGTGCCCGCACGACTGAGAGCCAGGTGCATCGCCAGCTCGCTTCCGGTTTGTCCATGCCGGTGGGTTTCAAAAACGGTACAGATGGCAGCATCCAGACCGCGCTGGATGCCATTCAGGCAGCCGCTGGCCAGCATTGTTTCCTCTCTGTGACCAAGGACGGCGTCGCTGCCATCGTGAAAACTCGTGGCAATGAGGCCTGCCATGTCATCCTGCGGGGTGGCAAGGCGGGGACTAACTTTGATGCTCAGTCCATCGAGTCTGTGGTGAATCAACTCGGCACGCGTGGCCTGCCCGCCAGTGTGATGGTGGATTGCAGCCATGGCAATAGCCTCAAAGACTACCGCAAGCAGCCGGCCGTGGCCCAGTCCCTAGCGGAACAGATGAGTGCAGGCAGCAAGGCCATCACCGGGGTAATGATCGAAAGCCACCTCGTTGAAGGTCGCCAGGATGCGAAGCCCGGTCAGGCCCTGACCTATGGCCAGAGCATCACGGATGCCTGCGTGAACTGGCCGGCTACGGAGTCCATGCTAGATACCCTGGCTGCCGCTGTGCGCGCACGGCGGGCAGCGTAA
- a CDS encoding RNA recognition motif domain-containing protein — translation MNLYVSNLAYSVTDDELRGEFAAFGTVSSARVVMDRETGRSRGFGFVDMPNDTEAKMAISSLEGSNLAGRAIKIVEARPKEERPRPAVGGGGYPDRKKSDRGHAGGFRSPPAPTYNDWDDGDRGGKKGKPRDRGRKNPESDWD, via the coding sequence ATGAACTTATACGTCAGCAATCTTGCGTACAGCGTGACTGATGATGAACTGCGCGGCGAATTTGCTGCTTTCGGTACCGTTTCCAGCGCCCGTGTGGTGATGGATCGCGAGACTGGGCGCTCACGCGGCTTTGGTTTCGTGGACATGCCGAATGATACCGAGGCAAAAATGGCCATCTCCAGCCTTGAAGGCAGCAACCTGGCTGGGCGCGCGATCAAGATTGTCGAAGCCCGCCCCAAAGAGGAGCGTCCACGCCCTGCGGTGGGTGGCGGCGGCTATCCTGACCGGAAGAAATCAGATCGTGGTCATGCGGGAGGATTCCGCAGTCCCCCAGCGCCCACATATAACGATTGGGACGATGGAGATCGTGGCGGCAAAAAGGGCAAACCCCGGGACCGTGGCCGGAAAAACCCTGAAAGCGACTGGGACTAA
- a CDS encoding tRNA (mnm(5)s(2)U34)-methyltransferase — translation MESSPRLPQLASQTGGLPSAVRWAQLLLADRLSAGDVVVDATAGNGHDTLFLARCVGAAGHVYAMDVQAAAVAETHRRLLEAGIEEDQFTLVQAGHETMMELVKHEHQGQVAGIMFNLGYLPGSDKTVITRTETTLTAVNAAVQLLKPGGLLTIAVYPGHEGGAQELAALTDWATSLPPRAYEVQHLRPVNRSANPPECWVVWKTAPLREK, via the coding sequence ATGGAATCCTCCCCCCGCCTCCCGCAACTCGCCAGCCAGACCGGTGGCCTGCCCTCCGCCGTGCGCTGGGCGCAACTGCTCCTCGCAGATCGCCTTTCCGCAGGAGATGTGGTGGTAGATGCCACGGCGGGGAACGGGCATGACACACTCTTCCTCGCCCGTTGTGTGGGCGCAGCAGGTCATGTTTACGCCATGGATGTGCAAGCAGCGGCCGTGGCAGAAACGCACCGTCGCTTACTAGAGGCAGGCATTGAGGAAGACCAATTCACCCTGGTCCAGGCGGGACATGAAACGATGATGGAGCTCGTAAAGCACGAGCATCAGGGCCAGGTGGCGGGCATCATGTTTAACCTAGGTTACCTGCCTGGATCCGATAAGACCGTCATCACGCGTACAGAGACCACCCTCACGGCGGTGAATGCTGCCGTGCAGTTGCTAAAGCCCGGCGGGCTGCTCACCATCGCCGTTTACCCAGGGCACGAAGGCGGGGCACAGGAGTTGGCCGCACTGACGGACTGGGCGACTTCCCTGCCCCCTCGGGCCTATGAGGTGCAGCATCTGCGCCCGGTCAATCGCAGCGCGAATCCACCGGAGTGCTGGGTGGTGTGGAAGACGGCCCCTTTGCGCGAGAAGTGA
- a CDS encoding sterol desaturase family protein has translation MMLARQPLNFWELTYGSTLGLGVRYLLFAGIAWLLGYWIFKRSWFHRKIVARFPSSHEVWREIGYSALSMMIFGVVGAATVYASRQGWTQMYGKISKHGLLWFWLSIGCAIVIHDAWFYWTHRLMHHRKLFRWFHRVHHLSHNPTPWAAYAFSPLEALVQALIFPLLVVVMPMHTYAFGLFMMWQIVFNIAGHMGYEFHPRWLMRSPLRYVINTPTNHIMHHEKLRGNYGLYFNFWDRLMGTNHEAYERRFEEVTSRAKGPSSTPPSTPVDSRCD, from the coding sequence ATGATGTTAGCCCGCCAGCCGCTCAATTTTTGGGAACTCACCTACGGCAGCACTTTGGGGCTGGGCGTTCGTTACCTCTTGTTCGCTGGTATCGCCTGGCTCTTGGGGTATTGGATTTTCAAACGCAGCTGGTTCCACCGCAAGATCGTCGCGCGCTTCCCTAGCTCCCATGAGGTGTGGCGCGAGATCGGCTACTCCGCGCTTTCCATGATGATCTTTGGAGTTGTCGGTGCGGCCACGGTGTATGCCTCACGTCAGGGCTGGACGCAGATGTATGGGAAAATCTCCAAGCATGGACTGCTATGGTTTTGGCTGAGCATCGGCTGTGCCATTGTAATCCACGATGCCTGGTTTTACTGGACTCACCGGCTCATGCATCATCGGAAACTGTTTCGCTGGTTTCACCGGGTGCATCACTTGTCTCATAATCCTACCCCCTGGGCTGCCTATGCCTTTTCACCTCTAGAGGCTCTGGTGCAGGCACTTATTTTTCCGCTGCTGGTCGTCGTGATGCCCATGCACACCTATGCCTTTGGTCTCTTCATGATGTGGCAGATCGTCTTTAACATCGCTGGCCACATGGGGTATGAATTTCACCCGCGCTGGCTCATGCGCTCTCCACTGCGTTACGTCATCAATACGCCGACGAACCACATCATGCATCATGAAAAGCTAAGGGGAAACTACGGTCTATACTTTAACTTTTGGGATCGCCTCATGGGGACGAATCACGAGGCGTATGAACGGCGCTTTGAAGAAGTCACTTCTCGCGCAAAGGGGCCGTCTTCCACACCACCCAGCACTCCGGTGGATTCGCGCTGCGATTGA
- a CDS encoding coiled-coil domain-containing protein, whose product MLDTERDVLISAWMIFTVILASLFEMQTLGALVLVALVSSLFAWWLQERKLRLRQALHAQERMQGQSLLEQVKSSAAEQAASAQLKLEEAKAERVQMEERFASHRDAAQRRETDCLARIGSLETDLATTREIAARLAPTEARVGDLETALRAERGRTAALEQTLSVTTLRAQELTTQLQDIQTRLGSQLEKSKVREAELMQQLANQEQTLAVDQARLGTVDDEISRLKENHAAYQTTAENRITGLQRQLAAAEAKAAMVQKEFMSAVGVLPEPTAAVVGAPNDRRVMELEAKISQTEAEARKKSREDGYRIAELEYRLTEAQEALANPKVHDAASPEIEALKAEVKALTADKEALVHDLETLKMLKAKSVEPVPEVLEQGFLLMDDDAPAQ is encoded by the coding sequence GTGCTCGACACAGAGCGAGATGTCCTTATCTCTGCCTGGATGATTTTTACCGTGATTCTGGCTTCACTTTTTGAAATGCAGACACTGGGTGCTCTGGTTCTCGTGGCCCTGGTCTCTTCATTGTTCGCTTGGTGGTTGCAAGAGCGAAAGCTCCGTCTGCGACAGGCTTTACACGCACAAGAGAGGATGCAGGGGCAGAGTCTTCTGGAACAGGTGAAGTCCAGTGCGGCTGAACAAGCCGCCAGCGCCCAGTTAAAACTAGAGGAAGCTAAAGCTGAACGAGTGCAGATGGAAGAGCGTTTTGCTTCTCACCGGGATGCGGCCCAACGCCGAGAAACGGATTGCCTCGCCCGCATCGGCTCTCTGGAAACGGATCTGGCGACGACTCGCGAAATCGCCGCCCGTCTGGCCCCTACCGAGGCCCGTGTAGGAGATCTGGAAACCGCACTGCGTGCGGAGCGGGGGCGCACTGCGGCTCTGGAACAAACGCTCTCCGTCACCACTTTGCGAGCTCAAGAGTTGACCACACAACTGCAGGACATCCAAACACGACTGGGCAGCCAACTTGAAAAATCGAAAGTTCGCGAAGCCGAGCTGATGCAGCAATTAGCGAATCAGGAGCAGACCCTTGCCGTGGATCAGGCGCGATTAGGCACCGTGGATGATGAGATTTCCCGTTTGAAGGAGAATCATGCAGCTTACCAGACCACTGCAGAAAATCGAATCACAGGTCTCCAGCGTCAGCTAGCTGCGGCGGAGGCCAAGGCTGCGATGGTGCAAAAGGAATTCATGAGTGCTGTAGGTGTGCTGCCAGAGCCTACGGCTGCGGTGGTGGGTGCGCCTAACGACAGGCGTGTCATGGAATTGGAAGCAAAGATTTCCCAAACGGAGGCGGAGGCCCGAAAAAAATCCCGTGAAGATGGTTACCGCATTGCAGAGCTGGAGTACCGACTCACTGAAGCTCAAGAGGCCTTGGCTAACCCAAAAGTGCACGACGCTGCATCCCCAGAAATCGAAGCCTTAAAAGCCGAGGTGAAAGCTCTCACGGCTGACAAAGAGGCGCTGGTGCATGATCTGGAGACACTGAAAATGCTCAAGGCAAAGTCGGTAGAGCCCGTGCCTGAGGTTCTAGAACAGGGCTTTCTGCTCATGGATGATGACGCTCCTGCGCAATGA
- a CDS encoding helix-turn-helix domain-containing protein: MALQPKLPPSIVPTALTQLAAAAPQPFEIHPLIDDRRYLRRNFDPDLPLLTKLYSFPTYQGMVGENWMHWHDYHEMILPVDGAGRFSMGSWDVDFAPGDLLIVDTLRLHGVSRLSGPHRSLVILFPADFITCNGHLSGDAAFLDPLRARPSGVPPMLKSSHPLAQRVHESLLALHEAATAPGTAREHYPACKLHLLTVLHHLREAFGVRQVDPRALAREDTRREQLRRVFKFLAERFTHPLSLAEVAAAAGMGGTVFRTFFKHTTGHTLVDYVRDLRLARAAQLLRETDDPVADVAAASGFCDQSYLNRCFVRRYHCTPLAYRQKEQSATPSDCPKNPSRSPSVS; encoded by the coding sequence GTGGCCCTCCAACCGAAGCTTCCGCCCTCCATCGTCCCCACAGCTCTCACGCAGTTAGCAGCGGCTGCACCGCAGCCCTTTGAGATTCACCCCCTCATTGATGATCGCCGCTACCTGCGACGTAACTTTGACCCCGATCTGCCTCTACTGACTAAACTCTACTCCTTTCCCACCTATCAGGGCATGGTGGGAGAAAACTGGATGCACTGGCACGACTACCACGAAATGATCCTTCCCGTAGATGGAGCAGGCCGTTTTAGCATGGGCAGTTGGGATGTGGACTTTGCTCCCGGTGATCTTTTGATTGTGGATACTCTGCGCCTTCATGGTGTGTCCAGACTCAGTGGGCCGCATCGCTCGTTGGTCATTTTATTTCCTGCGGATTTCATCACCTGCAATGGTCACCTTTCGGGTGATGCCGCGTTTTTAGATCCGCTACGGGCGCGTCCTTCTGGGGTGCCTCCCATGCTTAAAAGCAGCCACCCGCTGGCTCAGCGCGTGCATGAATCTCTCCTGGCCCTGCATGAAGCGGCGACGGCCCCGGGCACCGCCCGCGAGCATTATCCCGCATGCAAGCTACACCTGCTAACGGTGCTGCACCACCTCCGCGAAGCCTTCGGCGTTCGGCAAGTTGACCCGCGAGCACTCGCACGCGAAGACACTCGCCGGGAGCAACTACGTCGCGTTTTTAAATTCCTCGCGGAGCGATTCACCCACCCCCTTAGCTTGGCTGAAGTCGCCGCCGCTGCAGGCATGGGCGGCACCGTCTTCCGCACCTTTTTCAAGCATACCACTGGCCACACATTGGTGGACTATGTGCGCGACCTCCGGCTTGCTCGCGCGGCCCAACTCCTCCGCGAGACCGATGATCCGGTGGCAGATGTCGCTGCAGCATCAGGCTTCTGCGATCAAAGTTACCTCAACCGCTGTTTTGTGCGGCGTTATCACTGCACGCCACTGGCGTATCGGCAAAAAGAACAAAGTGCCACCCCGTCAGATTGTCCAAAAAATCCGTCACGAAGTCCAAGCGTTAGTTAG